Proteins co-encoded in one Sulfuricaulis limicola genomic window:
- the glgP gene encoding alpha-glucan family phosphorylase — protein MLEQFILAPRIAYFSMEIALRNEIPTYAGGLGVLAGDTMRSAADLALPMVAVSLVSRAGYFRQEIDAQGRQIERPASWDPERFARPLDAKIAVPIEGRAVWIGAWLYVLEGQMGGLQPVLLLDTDLDENRHEDREITHHLYGGDETYRLKQEIVLGVGGVRLLQALGFTIRHYHMNEGHSALLGLELLRRYLYPPEDLHSGESPYDLPRVRELCSFTTHTPVEAGHDRFAYGLVQRVLGNAVDVEAMKRLTNAADAQRSRIAIDEGLIDLATLKHLAGEDSLNMTRLALNLSEYVNGVAKRHAEISRTMFPGYRVHAVTNGVHPFTWTAASYRKLYDRYLPSWCHEPEQLVRADCCIPDAAVWEAHVEAKQALIEKVRALTGVALHPKIPILGFARRMTAYKRPDLLFSDLDRLKEIARNRSFQIVFAGKAHPHDEGGKRLIEQLHAQARALEGAVPVVYLPDYDMEIARLLVAGVDIWLNTPLRPLEASGTSGMKAAFNGVPSLSVLDGWWIEGCVEGVTGWAIGDAAGAGDGDARALYDKLEQVVLPLYYGYAQDPGGWIKVMKGAISKNASYFNSHRMMRRYVTEAYLR, from the coding sequence ATGCTTGAACAATTCATTCTCGCACCGCGCATCGCCTATTTCTCGATGGAAATCGCGCTGCGCAACGAGATTCCGACATATGCCGGCGGTCTCGGCGTGTTGGCCGGCGATACCATGCGTTCGGCCGCGGACCTAGCCTTGCCGATGGTGGCGGTGAGCCTGGTGAGCCGCGCCGGTTACTTCCGCCAGGAAATCGATGCCCAGGGCCGGCAGATCGAACGGCCGGCATCCTGGGATCCGGAGCGCTTCGCGCGCCCGCTCGACGCCAAGATCGCCGTGCCGATCGAGGGCCGGGCGGTGTGGATCGGCGCGTGGCTGTACGTGCTCGAAGGCCAGATGGGTGGCCTCCAGCCGGTGTTGCTGCTCGACACCGACCTGGACGAGAACCGGCACGAGGATCGCGAGATCACGCATCACCTCTACGGCGGCGACGAGACCTACCGGCTCAAGCAGGAGATCGTGCTCGGTGTCGGCGGCGTGCGCCTGCTGCAGGCGCTCGGTTTCACAATCCGCCACTACCACATGAACGAGGGTCATTCCGCGCTGCTGGGTCTCGAGTTGCTGCGGCGCTATCTCTATCCGCCCGAGGATCTGCATTCCGGCGAATCGCCCTATGACCTCCCGCGGGTGCGCGAGCTGTGCAGTTTCACTACCCACACGCCGGTCGAGGCCGGTCACGATCGTTTTGCCTACGGGCTGGTGCAGCGCGTCCTCGGCAACGCCGTCGACGTCGAGGCCATGAAACGGCTGACGAACGCCGCCGACGCGCAGCGCAGCCGCATCGCGATCGACGAGGGGCTCATCGATCTCGCAACGCTCAAGCATCTCGCGGGCGAGGACAGCCTCAATATGACGCGGTTGGCGCTGAACCTGAGCGAATATGTGAACGGCGTGGCCAAGCGCCACGCCGAGATTTCCAGGACGATGTTTCCCGGCTATCGGGTGCACGCAGTCACGAACGGCGTGCACCCGTTCACCTGGACTGCCGCAAGTTACCGCAAACTCTACGACCGTTACCTCCCGAGCTGGTGCCATGAGCCCGAACAGCTCGTGCGCGCCGACTGCTGCATCCCCGACGCCGCCGTTTGGGAGGCGCACGTCGAAGCCAAGCAGGCGCTCATCGAGAAGGTGCGCGCGCTGACCGGTGTCGCGCTGCACCCGAAGATTCCGATCCTCGGGTTCGCGCGGCGCATGACCGCGTACAAGCGTCCGGACCTGCTGTTCTCCGACCTCGACCGCCTGAAGGAGATCGCGCGCAACCGCTCGTTCCAGATCGTGTTCGCCGGCAAGGCCCACCCGCACGACGAGGGTGGCAAGCGCCTGATCGAGCAACTGCACGCCCAGGCGCGAGCGCTCGAAGGCGCCGTGCCGGTTGTCTATCTGCCTGACTACGACATGGAGATCGCCCGGCTGCTGGTGGCTGGCGTCGACATCTGGCTCAACACGCCGCTACGCCCACTCGAGGCCTCCGGCACCAGCGGCATGAAAGCAGCGTTCAACGGTGTGCCATCACTGTCCGTGCTCGACGGCTGGTGGATCGAGGGCTGCGTCGAGGGCGTGACCGGCTGGGCGATCGGCGACGCGGCGGGCGCGGGCGATGGCGACGCGCGTGCCCTCTACGACAAACTCGAGCAGGTGGTGCTGCCGCTTTACTACGGGTACGCGCAGGACCCCGGCGGCTGGATCAAGGTGATGAAGGGCGCGATCAGTAAGAACGCATCGTACTTCAACTCGCACCGCATGATGCGCCGCTACGTGACCGAGGCTTATCTGCGTTGA
- a CDS encoding alpha-D-glucose phosphate-specific phosphoglucomutase, with the protein MNEIAGTRVRMIATMPFDDQRPGTSGLRKKVTVFRQPRYLENFVQSVFDTLALPPGSALVLGGDGRYYNREALQIIIKMAAANGIGRVLIGRDGILSTPAASCVIRQHGASAGIILSASHNPGGPQGDFGVKVNGANGGPAPSVLTEAIYTRSRALSAYRILDAPDVALERLGQSRLGEMIVEVIDPVADYAQLMESLFDFTAIRALFASRFRLCYDAMHAVTGPYAKEILERRLGAPAGSVIHGEPRADFGGEPPDPNLVHAHELVRIMNGPDAPDFGAACDGDGDRNMILGRRFFVTPSDSLAVLAANARLAPGYAAGLKGVARSMPTSQALDRVAQQLGILCYETPTGWKFFGNLLDAGMITLCGEESFGTGSSHLREKDGLWAVLFWLNLLAVRRQPVEIIVREHWWTHGRHFYTRHDYEGLDPVVARCLMKQLRGRLGRLRGERLGTRRVRESDDFEYTDPVDGSVTSGQGLRLFFEEGARVVFRLSGTGTEGATLRIYLEAFEPDPARHHLDPQQALAGLISVVHDVVQLRQRTGRHAPTVIT; encoded by the coding sequence ATGAACGAGATCGCAGGAACCCGCGTGCGCATGATCGCGACCATGCCCTTCGACGACCAGCGGCCAGGCACCTCGGGTCTGCGCAAGAAAGTGACGGTATTCCGGCAGCCGCGTTATCTGGAGAATTTCGTCCAGTCCGTTTTCGACACCCTGGCGTTGCCGCCGGGCAGTGCACTGGTGCTGGGCGGCGACGGCCGTTACTACAATCGCGAGGCGCTGCAAATCATCATCAAGATGGCGGCGGCGAACGGGATCGGACGCGTGCTCATCGGACGGGACGGGATTCTGTCCACGCCGGCCGCCTCGTGCGTGATCCGCCAACACGGCGCGTCCGCCGGTATTATCCTTTCGGCCAGCCACAATCCGGGCGGGCCGCAGGGCGACTTCGGCGTCAAGGTCAACGGCGCCAACGGCGGGCCGGCACCTTCGGTGCTCACCGAAGCAATCTACACACGCAGCCGCGCTTTGTCGGCCTACCGGATTCTGGATGCGCCCGATGTGGCACTGGAGCGACTCGGGCAATCGAGACTGGGCGAGATGATAGTCGAGGTCATCGACCCGGTGGCCGATTACGCGCAGCTGATGGAATCGCTGTTCGACTTTACGGCGATACGGGCGCTCTTCGCGAGCAGGTTCCGTCTCTGTTATGACGCCATGCACGCGGTCACCGGTCCTTACGCCAAGGAAATTCTGGAGCGGCGCCTGGGCGCGCCCGCGGGCAGCGTGATACACGGCGAACCGCGGGCCGACTTCGGCGGTGAGCCGCCCGATCCCAACCTGGTGCATGCCCATGAACTGGTGAGAATCATGAACGGACCTGATGCACCCGACTTCGGCGCCGCCTGCGACGGCGATGGCGATCGCAACATGATTCTGGGACGACGGTTCTTCGTCACGCCGTCCGACAGTCTCGCAGTGCTTGCGGCCAACGCGCGGCTCGCGCCGGGCTATGCTGCGGGCCTCAAAGGTGTCGCGCGCTCCATGCCCACGAGTCAGGCGCTCGACCGAGTGGCGCAGCAGCTCGGCATTCTCTGTTATGAGACGCCAACCGGCTGGAAGTTCTTCGGCAATCTCCTGGACGCGGGGATGATCACGCTGTGCGGAGAGGAAAGCTTCGGCACCGGCTCGAGCCACCTGCGCGAGAAGGACGGGTTGTGGGCGGTGCTGTTCTGGTTGAATCTCCTTGCGGTGCGGCGCCAACCGGTGGAAATCATCGTCCGCGAGCATTGGTGGACGCATGGACGCCACTTCTACACGCGTCACGATTACGAGGGACTTGATCCGGTGGTGGCGCGCTGTCTCATGAAGCAACTGCGCGGGCGGCTCGGCCGCCTGCGGGGCGAGCGCCTTGGAACCCGTCGCGTGCGTGAGAGCGACGATTTCGAGTACACCGATCCGGTCGACGGCAGCGTGACTTCCGGGCAGGGTCTGCGCCTGTTTTTCGAGGAAGGGGCGCGTGTCGTGTTCCGCCTCTCCGGCACCGGTACCGAAGGGGCGACACTGCGCATTTACCTGGAAGCCTTCGAGCCTGACCCGGCGCGGCACCACCTGGATCCGCAACAGGCCCTGGCCGGGCTGATCAGCGTGGTGCACGACGTTGTACAACTGCGGCAACGCACCGGCCGCCATGCGCCTACGGTCATTACCTGA
- a CDS encoding MFS transporter — translation MNIADDATRGWSIRLFLLLAAAFTIAVGYGVILPVLPFFLERVTAEGGRFSVSWHTGMLTGVYMFALFVFAPLWGYISDRLGRRPVILLGLAGFSATMVLFGLAGNLTIAYLARALGGLFSAAVLPVTLAYVGDANALAQRARGFAWLSAANALGSLTGPALAGWLSNVRLPAAIAGDILPAGSIALPFFAAAVMGGLVWLGIYFWFSKAAPVPRAEDVNTSTPKNQPLTGLLILTLLVTFGHGSFMVVIALLGQQILNLAPSRIGIMFMECSLVMIVAQVLIFMPLVKRLGRHLLAPAFIVMAVAVGLIPYTVNYSILLVLVGLTAVTSGLLIPALTYLISSAGGSQQGAALGRQTSVASLGQALGSAAAGVLFGLMMPAPFWLTAGLLVIGAGIGLVVARRALFRG, via the coding sequence ATGAATATTGCGGACGACGCGACCCGCGGGTGGAGCATCAGACTTTTCCTGTTGTTGGCCGCCGCGTTCACGATTGCGGTGGGCTACGGGGTGATCCTGCCGGTGCTGCCATTTTTTCTGGAACGCGTGACGGCGGAGGGCGGTCGTTTCTCGGTATCGTGGCATACGGGGATGTTAACCGGCGTGTACATGTTCGCGCTGTTCGTGTTTGCGCCCCTGTGGGGATATATCTCGGACCGTCTCGGACGCCGTCCTGTGATTCTGCTAGGGCTCGCCGGTTTCAGTGCGACCATGGTGCTGTTCGGTCTGGCGGGGAATCTGACGATTGCCTATCTCGCCCGCGCCCTGGGCGGGTTGTTCTCCGCGGCCGTGCTGCCGGTAACCCTGGCCTACGTCGGCGACGCCAATGCGCTCGCGCAGCGGGCGCGCGGTTTTGCGTGGTTGAGCGCGGCCAACGCCCTCGGGTCTCTGACCGGACCGGCGCTGGCCGGTTGGTTGTCCAATGTGCGCCTGCCCGCCGCCATAGCGGGGGATATCTTGCCGGCCGGCAGCATCGCGCTGCCGTTCTTTGCGGCGGCCGTCATGGGCGGGCTCGTCTGGCTGGGAATTTATTTTTGGTTTTCCAAAGCGGCGCCGGTACCACGTGCTGAAGACGTCAACACGTCGACGCCGAAGAATCAGCCCTTGACCGGGCTGCTGATTTTGACGCTGCTCGTCACGTTCGGTCACGGCAGCTTCATGGTCGTTATCGCCTTGCTGGGCCAGCAGATATTGAATCTTGCTCCGTCCCGCATCGGCATCATGTTCATGGAGTGCAGCCTGGTCATGATCGTTGCGCAGGTGCTGATCTTTATGCCCCTGGTCAAGCGCCTTGGCCGCCATCTGTTGGCGCCGGCATTCATTGTCATGGCCGTCGCTGTGGGATTGATTCCTTACACCGTGAACTATTCGATCCTGCTGGTTCTGGTGGGACTGACTGCCGTGACCTCCGGACTGCTGATTCCGGCGCTGACCTATTTGATTTCATCCGCTGGCGGGTCGCAGCAGGGCGCGGCCTTGGGTCGACAGACCTCCGTCGCCAGCCTCGGTCAGGCGCTGGGCTCGGCGGCGGCCGGTGTGCTGTTCGGGCTTATGATGCCGGCGCCGTTCTGGCTCACCGCCGGGTTGCTCGTGATCGGCGCGGGGATCGGTTTGGTTGTGGCGCGTCGGGCGTTGTTCAGGGGCTGA
- a CDS encoding multicopper oxidase domain-containing protein yields the protein MKWHLVVRVVAACLLFGLASSAGAATRNYTLYITAGTLTINGSGGASMAAWGYTEVAGTPKFPGPTLTANEGDTVNITVINNHTINHNFLVNGITTDTAAIAPGASRVYSFTASTAGTYLYYDTLNNNINREMGLYGMLWVGPADGSNKAWTNGPSYSFQRLWVLGEVDKPRWNDVAGSGGTVNTSVYKPNYFLINGQGGFDGMHNTATTIDGGVGQTALVRIVNGGQFAQSLHFHGNHVQVLTINGIRQSSPYKQVDVINIPPLGKADVLFPLNQLGEYPMHNHTAQMETANGVYLNGVATMIIMR from the coding sequence ATGAAATGGCATCTTGTTGTCAGGGTTGTTGCAGCGTGTCTTCTGTTTGGTCTGGCCTCGTCGGCGGGTGCTGCTACCCGCAATTACACGCTGTACATCACCGCCGGAACGTTGACGATTAACGGAAGTGGCGGCGCTTCGATGGCCGCCTGGGGTTACACCGAAGTCGCGGGTACCCCGAAATTCCCCGGACCGACATTGACGGCGAATGAAGGCGATACCGTCAACATTACGGTCATCAACAACCACACCATCAACCACAATTTTCTTGTCAACGGTATAACGACGGATACCGCCGCCATCGCCCCGGGGGCCAGTCGCGTCTACTCCTTCACGGCCAGCACAGCTGGCACTTATCTCTACTACGACACGCTCAACAACAACATCAATCGCGAGATGGGCTTATACGGCATGCTTTGGGTCGGACCGGCCGATGGCAGCAACAAGGCTTGGACCAATGGGCCGTCGTACAGCTTCCAGCGTTTGTGGGTGCTGGGTGAGGTGGACAAACCGCGCTGGAACGATGTCGCCGGCAGTGGCGGGACCGTCAACACTTCGGTATACAAGCCGAATTATTTTCTCATTAACGGTCAGGGTGGATTCGATGGCATGCATAACACCGCCACGACCATTGACGGTGGCGTGGGGCAGACCGCGCTGGTGCGTATCGTCAACGGCGGGCAGTTCGCGCAATCGTTGCACTTCCATGGCAACCATGTGCAGGTGCTGACGATAAATGGCATACGCCAGAGTTCGCCATACAAGCAGGTGGATGTGATCAACATTCCTCCACTCGGAAAAGCCGACGTGCTGTTTCCCCTGAACCAGCTTGGCGAGTATCCGATGCACAATCACACGGCCCAGATGGAAACCGCCAATGGCGTGTACCTGAACGGCGTCGCCACCATGATCATCATGCGCTAA
- a CDS encoding multicopper oxidase domain-containing protein, with protein sequence MNISSMIKTGIAGMLALVASVIFSTAHAVNINLTKCVTTLNKTMSDGQRVTFWVFGTGGMMCGGGTLPGAVVEVGVYPSGVSTTDTLNLTLNMMMAPQEAAPYNGHTIHLHGADVTTSEDGVPETGAPVNGDTYTWTPTRDMAGSYMYHCHVHTVKHLEMGMYGALIVRPRNAGGTFLNQLTHNTATAYNYVQNYVLGTVDPAYHTATGDSTVFADYNPRYFLIAGNEGRTTSAPAISLTAARSSKVALRLIGLHSANSTFAVKDGSGNAKSFTVYTQDGRELSSPQTVTSLDITPGQRFDIIFTTPSTAGTWYPQVTYKDLRNNTAYTNGAVYGRVTF encoded by the coding sequence ATGAATATTTCATCAATGATCAAGACCGGCATTGCTGGCATGTTGGCGCTGGTCGCCAGCGTTATTTTCAGCACGGCGCATGCCGTCAACATCAATCTCACCAAGTGCGTCACCACCCTGAACAAGACCATGAGCGATGGTCAGCGTGTCACTTTCTGGGTCTTCGGCACGGGCGGCATGATGTGCGGAGGAGGAACGTTGCCAGGCGCGGTGGTTGAAGTAGGTGTTTATCCATCCGGCGTCAGTACCACTGACACCCTTAACCTCACACTTAATATGATGATGGCCCCGCAGGAGGCCGCGCCGTACAACGGCCACACCATCCACCTGCACGGGGCAGACGTGACGACCAGCGAGGACGGCGTGCCGGAGACCGGGGCGCCGGTGAACGGCGATACCTATACCTGGACGCCGACGCGCGATATGGCCGGGAGTTATATGTACCACTGCCATGTGCATACGGTGAAACACCTGGAGATGGGTATGTATGGGGCGCTGATCGTGCGACCCAGGAACGCTGGCGGTACTTTCCTCAATCAGCTCACGCACAACACGGCGACAGCGTATAACTACGTGCAGAACTATGTGCTGGGCACGGTGGACCCGGCGTATCACACCGCCACCGGCGACTCGACCGTGTTCGCCGACTACAACCCGCGCTACTTCCTGATCGCCGGCAACGAGGGCCGGACCACTTCCGCACCCGCGATCAGCCTGACGGCGGCACGGAGCAGCAAGGTGGCACTGCGGTTGATCGGACTGCATTCGGCGAACAGCACTTTCGCCGTCAAGGACGGGTCCGGCAACGCCAAGTCGTTCACGGTGTACACGCAGGACGGGCGCGAGCTGTCATCGCCCCAGACGGTGACGAGCCTCGATATCACCCCGGGACAGCGCTTTGACATCATCTTCACCACGCCGTCCACGGCCGGCACCTGGTATCCGCAAGTGACATACAAGGACCTGCGTAATAACACGGCTTACACGAATGGGGCCGTCTATGGTCGGGTGACGTTCTAG
- a CDS encoding DUF1566 domain-containing protein produces the protein MDYDNSKQSGYLNTGQTSCHDEHGRIIPCAGSGQDAEFHTGIPWPSPRFEVRDEIVLDRLTGLMWTRNANLAEYPLTWQEALGFVAGTNRECAMGCNDWRLPNRRELRSLVSHQTHRPALPEDHAFINVFPSWYWTSTTAAISPGHAWYVNLDGARMFYGGKDQSYLVWPVRGESHVLPVTGQGLCSDVQGQEIPCRGTGQDGELRAGSAWPQPRFTGQGDRVFDCLTHLYWMRHANLTHEPVSWSEALAAVAALNREQFQGGYWRLPNINELESLVDCSAHSPALTAGHPFSNVRDVYWSSTTSLFEPDWAWALYIDKGAVGVGQKRQARFYVWAVSDT, from the coding sequence GTGGATTACGATAATTCCAAACAATCCGGTTATCTGAACACCGGCCAGACGAGCTGCCACGATGAGCACGGGCGGATCATCCCCTGCGCCGGCAGCGGACAGGACGCCGAGTTTCACACCGGCATTCCGTGGCCGAGTCCGCGCTTCGAGGTGCGGGATGAGATCGTGCTCGACCGCCTGACGGGTTTGATGTGGACGCGCAACGCCAATCTCGCGGAGTACCCGTTGACCTGGCAGGAGGCGCTCGGTTTCGTCGCCGGCACGAACCGCGAATGCGCCATGGGCTGCAACGACTGGCGCCTGCCCAATCGACGCGAACTGCGCAGCCTCGTCAGTCATCAGACGCACCGACCGGCGCTGCCAGAGGATCATGCTTTTATTAACGTCTTTCCTAGCTGGTACTGGACTTCAACCACCGCCGCGATCAGTCCGGGGCATGCTTGGTACGTGAATCTGGACGGTGCACGCATGTTTTACGGTGGCAAGGATCAGTCGTATCTCGTATGGCCGGTGCGCGGTGAAAGTCACGTGCTTCCTGTTACCGGGCAGGGGCTTTGTTCTGATGTGCAAGGTCAGGAAATTCCTTGCCGTGGAACCGGGCAAGATGGCGAACTGCGCGCCGGGTCTGCTTGGCCTCAGCCACGTTTCACGGGGCAGGGCGACAGGGTGTTTGATTGTCTCACCCATCTGTATTGGATGCGGCATGCCAATCTGACGCACGAGCCCGTCAGCTGGTCTGAAGCGCTGGCGGCGGTTGCTGCGCTGAATCGTGAACAGTTCCAAGGTGGATACTGGCGGTTGCCGAACATCAACGAATTGGAGTCGCTCGTGGATTGCTCTGCGCACAGCCCGGCATTAACAGCAGGACACCCCTTTAGCAACGTGCGCGATGTTTACTGGTCATCCACCACGAGCCTGTTCGAACCCGATTGGGCCTGGGCATTGTATATTGACAAGGGCGCGGTCGGCGTCGGACAGAAGCGGCAGGCGCGGTTTTACGTCTGGGCGGTGAGTGACACGTAA
- a CDS encoding nucleotidyl transferase AbiEii/AbiGii toxin family protein has translation MPPDPYLHERSDFADLIRIVAAERQLLPALVEKDYWIMHCLYGLAAQGFVFELKGGTSLSKGFGIVQRFSEDLDIRIDPAGAPFEVFTAPTQTKKARHIASRKQFYDWLGDTIRITGISEVSRDRAFDDEKYRSGGIRLRYDSAFDHPAGLKEGILLELGFDDTLPNMPRTISSWAFDKASESHITIEDNRAVDVPCYHPGYTFVEKLQTVSTKFRQQQEKGELPPNFLRHYYDISQLLDHPEVIAFIGTPEYRARKEHRFRTGDDLNIAENEAFLLSDPATRKQYTLAYQATAPLYFNEQIPFEVILGKIQAWIDRL, from the coding sequence ATGCCGCCTGACCCCTACCTGCACGAGCGATCTGATTTTGCCGATCTGATCCGGATCGTCGCCGCCGAGCGCCAGCTGTTACCGGCGCTCGTGGAGAAAGACTACTGGATCATGCACTGCCTGTACGGGCTGGCGGCACAGGGTTTCGTTTTCGAACTCAAGGGCGGCACCTCGCTGTCTAAGGGTTTCGGCATCGTCCAGCGTTTCTCGGAAGACCTCGACATTCGCATCGACCCGGCCGGCGCCCCCTTCGAGGTCTTCACCGCACCGACCCAAACCAAGAAGGCACGCCATATCGCATCCCGAAAACAGTTTTACGACTGGCTCGGCGATACGATTCGAATCACAGGTATCAGCGAGGTGTCACGCGATCGTGCCTTCGATGACGAGAAATACCGCAGCGGCGGCATCCGGTTACGCTACGACAGCGCCTTTGACCATCCCGCCGGGCTGAAGGAGGGCATTCTCCTGGAGCTCGGCTTCGATGACACCCTGCCGAACATGCCCCGGACGATCTCTTCCTGGGCCTTCGACAAGGCATCGGAAAGCCATATAACCATCGAAGACAACCGAGCCGTCGACGTTCCTTGTTACCACCCTGGTTATACCTTCGTCGAAAAGCTGCAAACCGTCTCCACCAAGTTCCGGCAACAGCAGGAAAAGGGGGAACTGCCGCCCAACTTCCTACGGCATTATTACGACATCAGTCAACTCCTGGACCATCCGGAGGTCATCGCCTTCATCGGCACCCCTGAATATCGCGCGCGGAAGGAACACCGTTTCAGAACAGGCGACGATCTGAATATCGCTGAAAATGAGGCGTTTCTTTTATCGGACCCGGCAACCCGGAAACAATACACCCTCGCCTACCAGGCCACGGCACCGCTTTACTTCAACGAGCAAATTCCGTTCGAGGTCATTCTGGGGAAGATCCAGGCGTGGATAGACCGGTTGTAG
- a CDS encoding DUF6088 family protein, translated as MKKVTLTLMQQILAQVAGAPEGATLSAKALLHLGSRAALDQALSRLVRRRQLMRAGRGVYVRPVETRFGVRAPSVEKVVEAIASRRGETVVSHGAAAANALGLTSQVPVRMVYLTSGRSRHLKLGAQVVELKHAPGWQLIKAGEPAGEAVRALAWLGPAHAPEALKTLKRKLSESEFRALGATRHVLPGWLAEQVSAELAANG; from the coding sequence ATGAAAAAGGTCACGCTAACGTTGATGCAACAGATCCTGGCGCAGGTCGCGGGAGCGCCCGAAGGTGCCACGCTCTCCGCGAAAGCGTTATTGCACCTGGGCAGCCGGGCGGCACTGGATCAGGCATTGTCACGCCTGGTGCGCCGGAGACAGCTCATGCGAGCAGGGCGAGGGGTCTATGTACGCCCGGTTGAAACGCGCTTTGGTGTCCGCGCACCCTCCGTGGAAAAGGTGGTCGAGGCCATCGCCAGCCGGCGGGGCGAAACGGTGGTTTCGCACGGGGCCGCTGCTGCCAATGCGCTGGGCCTCACATCGCAGGTACCCGTCCGTATGGTCTACCTGACCTCCGGTCGAAGCCGCCATTTGAAGCTGGGCGCGCAGGTCGTGGAGTTGAAGCATGCGCCGGGGTGGCAACTCATCAAGGCCGGAGAACCCGCGGGCGAAGCCGTGCGTGCACTCGCGTGGCTGGGTCCCGCCCATGCCCCCGAGGCACTCAAGACCTTGAAGCGGAAACTGTCCGAGTCCGAGTTTCGGGCGCTGGGAGCCACCCGGCACGTGCTGCCGGGATGGCTGGCCGAGCAGGTGAGTGCCGAGCTGGCCGCAAATGGCTGA
- a CDS encoding nucleotidyl transferase AbiEii/AbiGii toxin family protein: protein MAEIFLRLSPEERLEALGVAATSSGRPLHLLEKDVWVVWALAALFESRFAGHLVFKGGTSLSKAYQAIRRFSEDIDVTYDIRELAPDLVGDAPEALPANPSQEKKWTSTIRKRLPAWVAEQALPLIQARLKEIDVPARAEAHGEFIRIAYDALAHGKGYVAPVVTLEFGARSTGEPCAVRPVTCDAARFLSGLVWPEASPRVMRIERTFWEKATAIHVFCRQQRLRGERFARHWHDLTRLDIAGYATKALDDRDLARAVARHKALFFSEKDKAGNEIDYKAAVSGDLQLVPTGRAREALEADYDRMVEDGILLDDVDPFALVIDRCRAIQARANVGSGS from the coding sequence ATGGCTGAGATCTTTCTGCGACTCTCTCCCGAAGAGCGGCTCGAGGCGCTGGGCGTCGCCGCGACCAGTTCGGGGCGGCCGCTGCATCTGCTGGAGAAGGATGTCTGGGTCGTGTGGGCGCTGGCGGCACTGTTCGAATCACGCTTCGCCGGTCATCTCGTCTTCAAGGGCGGGACCTCGCTATCGAAGGCCTACCAGGCGATCCGGCGGTTCTCGGAGGATATCGATGTCACCTATGATATCCGCGAGTTGGCCCCCGATCTGGTCGGGGATGCCCCGGAGGCGCTGCCTGCCAACCCCAGCCAGGAGAAGAAGTGGACCAGCACGATCAGAAAGCGGTTGCCGGCCTGGGTGGCAGAACAGGCGCTGCCCCTCATCCAAGCCCGGCTGAAGGAGATCGATGTCCCGGCCAGGGCAGAGGCTCATGGTGAGTTCATCCGTATTGCGTACGATGCCCTTGCTCATGGAAAGGGGTACGTGGCACCGGTGGTGACGCTTGAGTTCGGGGCGCGATCCACGGGCGAGCCGTGCGCGGTCAGGCCCGTGACATGCGATGCCGCCAGATTCTTGTCTGGTCTGGTGTGGCCCGAGGCCTCGCCCCGCGTCATGCGTATCGAGCGGACCTTCTGGGAGAAGGCGACGGCCATTCACGTGTTCTGCCGCCAGCAGCGGTTACGGGGCGAGCGGTTCGCGCGTCACTGGCACGATCTGACGCGACTCGACATCGCCGGATATGCGACCAAGGCGCTCGACGATCGGGATCTGGCCCGTGCCGTCGCGCGACACAAGGCGTTGTTCTTTTCGGAGAAGGACAAGGCAGGAAACGAGATCGACTACAAGGCCGCGGTCTCCGGCGACCTGCAACTCGTTCCCACAGGCAGGGCACGGGAGGCGCTGGAGGCGGATTATGATCGAATGGTGGAGGATGGCATTCTGCTCGACGATGTGGATCCGTTCGCTCTCGTGATCGACCGCTGCCGTGCCATCCAGGCACGGGCCAATGTCGGGTCAGGGAGCTGA